The Desulfobacterales bacterium genome includes the window CAGCAATCCGGCAGTAAACGCGCCCATGTTTTTGCATTCCGGTATCCTTCGCCCCAGGGTCTCGGCGATAATGGCGGTACCGATCGCATGGCGCCACAGGGCATGGGGAGTTGTCATGCCTTTAAAATGGATGTTCTGAAATGTTTTGGCAGCCGATATGCCAAAGGCGAGATTCTTTATCTCGTCGGTTCCGAGGATAATCACCGCTTCCTTGACCGTATCAATCTTTCTTGCAAATCCGTAAAAGGCCGAATTGACAATTTTCAACAACCGCAGCGTCAGAGCGGTATCCGTTTCGATCACCTTTGCCAGTGCGCCCACCATCGCTTCCGGATCCGAAAGAATGTTAAACAGCTTGACCGCGATGCCGGGCAAAACCGGCAGCGACTCAACCGCCTTCAGTTTTAAGACAATACTATTGGCGTTTCTTTTCCGGTCAGCCAGGTTTTCTTCCAGGCCCATGGAAACAATCACTTCCGCCAAGTGTTTTTCCAACCGCGTGTCGGGTGCAACCTTCGGATTTGAATTAATGATCTTCTCGATTGCCGGAGCCAGCTTGTAGTCAAACGGAAGGCGGTATAAAAAATCTACCTGCTGCTTTCTGGTCAATTTGCTAAGGCCGTGCCACAACGCCTTGGCGTCCAACCCGAGAAGCCGCTTGATAAAACGACCTCTGGCGCGTGTGAAATACATCTGAATCGTATCAATTCTTCCCTGGTCACTGGCACCGATGACGCCGACGGGCAGCTGGCCTTTTGGTGCCGAACGAATGTCAATTCGCCCGACCGCATCGCTGACACACCGCTTTGGTTGCGCCTGCAAAAATAATTGGGGAAGGGTTCGGCCCTCATCCGGGAAAATGGCGCATCCGATTTTGACCGTATAGGGTACGGTCAGCAATTCCCGAAATGCCTGGTGAATCTTGTTCTGAACGAATGCAGCGCCTTTTCGATCCGTGGTAAACCCTATCAGTAATAGCTGGTTTTCGTCCATACCGATCACGGTATCGCTTTCACGAAAATACGCACTGAATAAATACAAAAAATCACCCAACATCGATGGCAGCGATTCCTCCGGATTTTCGGGTATCGGATGCATCCAGAAAAGGCCGAGACAGGTTCTGCTTCGCAAGGCTTTGCTCATCTCTTTTCTTAAGATAGCAAAATTCTTTTGCGGCATACTGACATGGCATTCCTCGTCCACCACGATCGGCTCTATCTCAGTGATACACCCCAGTTCGTCCAGGCTTGACTGAAGAATTTCCCCCTCTTTTTCGTTGGTGATGTTGCAAATAATCCGGGGCTGGTCGAGCATCAACTGCTTTATCTTCTGTTCGGGCAGGTAAATCCCCCGGCTGAAAATAGCCCGTATCTTCGAAAGATTGGCTTTCTTTGAAAATCTGCGGAGTATAAGCTGGTATGACATGTTCCATCTTTCAGGAATCGTGTTTGATAGGACTATTTCCCGGTTCGGTCTTGAATCGGGCAAACAGGGAAACACCATTCGGTGTGAACTGTCGCTTTTTTTAAACCAGTTGGCCGGCACAATCAATGCTAAAAAAAGGATCACGCCCCCTGAACTGAAACAATCCGACCAAATTACATAGGGTTCGAAGCAGGAACCCACACCCGGTCACGGCAGGAAAAAATATCGAAGAACCGCTCGCTGACGGAGAAACCCATCGCATCAGTCAACATGAAAAACAAAAAGGCCCACCCCGTTCCAAAAGGATCAAAGCAGGCCTTTTTTTATTTAATAACTTAATGAATCAAGCGCTTATTTAAGTTCTTTGACTTTTTCCGTCAATTCGGGAACAAATTCCAGTAAATTTTGAACCACACCCACATCGGCGATCTGGAAGATCGGGGCCTTGGCGTTTTTATTGACGGCGACGATGTAGGGATTACCCTTGATACCGCCCACATGCTGAAAAGAGCCGCTGATGCCGAGGGCCAGGTAAACCTTGGGCTTGACCGTCAGACCGCTGGTTCCCACCTGCCGGGACTTATCAAGCCACTTGGCGTCCACGATGGGTCGCGAACAGCAGACATCGCCGCCCATAGCCTTGGCCAGCTCATTAACGATTTCAAGGTTCTCCTCATCTTCAACCCCGCGGCCGACCGCCACGAGAATCTCGGACGCCGTAATATCAACATCTCCCTTTTCGGCTTCAACCATTTCGATAAATTTGCGGCCAACAGTCAAATCCCCTGCAGCCCCCGATTTATCAACCACCTGACCACCGCCCGCGGCTTCCGCCGCCACAAAGCTGCCGGGCCGAATGGTAATGACCGCGCCGGCCGACACATCGCAGGCCACATGGGTGCTTACCTGGCCGCTGTATTCCT containing:
- a CDS encoding HDOD domain-containing protein, with translation MSYQLILRRFSKKANLSKIRAIFSRGIYLPEQKIKQLMLDQPRIICNITNEKEGEILQSSLDELGCITEIEPIVVDEECHVSMPQKNFAILRKEMSKALRSRTCLGLFWMHPIPENPEESLPSMLGDFLYLFSAYFRESDTVIGMDENQLLLIGFTTDRKGAAFVQNKIHQAFRELLTVPYTVKIGCAIFPDEGRTLPQLFLQAQPKRCVSDAVGRIDIRSAPKGQLPVGVIGASDQGRIDTIQMYFTRARGRFIKRLLGLDAKALWHGLSKLTRKQQVDFLYRLPFDYKLAPAIEKIINSNPKVAPDTRLEKHLAEVIVSMGLEENLADRKRNANSIVLKLKAVESLPVLPGIAVKLFNILSDPEAMVGALAKVIETDTALTLRLLKIVNSAFYGFARKIDTVKEAVIILGTDEIKNLAFGISAAKTFQNIHFKGMTTPHALWRHAIGTAIIAETLGRRIPECKNMGAFTAGLLHDTGKIFLMEQFPKLYNDVYATAIKHKIPVVEAEEEKYELNHAMIGKIIATRWNLPESLSQAILCHHQPMASSEAMFPAAVVGLSDYLYHQVTALSAPAEEMVPPPCLTFGQFTVLKRLFRDMSIASLDAITREMKTLLEDNNDLFTIS
- a CDS encoding electron transfer flavoprotein subunit alpha/FixB family protein, which codes for MAKQFFAYITYNNGKVDDSALELLAAAKKMDAGAAVTAVLTGNGGDLDAVCKEAAGAFAEVWKIDNAALADRNGAVVQKALANLLPAGSIVLIPHEHLGMDVAPGLSVNMNATYVADVVGVDSLDGDTLKLVRQEYSGQVSTHVACDVSAGAVITIRPGSFVAAEAAGGGQVVDKSGAAGDLTVGRKFIEMVEAEKGDVDITASEILVAVGRGVEDEENLEIVNELAKAMGGDVCCSRPIVDAKWLDKSRQVGTSGLTVKPKVYLALGISGSFQHVGGIKGNPYIVAVNKNAKAPIFQIADVGVVQNLLEFVPELTEKVKELK